The DNA region AGAAGAGTATACGGATAAATACCGGTTTAAGAAATCAGTGGCCGTCCAGCATGAGATTGATCGGATATTGGACGAAACTGAGATTACGCTGGCAGCGATTCTTCATGAACTGAACGATCTTATCGGCAGTGAAGAGCAGAATAAGAAGCTTGTCGAGGAGCTTTTAATGACCTATCGGGATTCGAAGCAGCATTTGCTTGCCCATCGTCATGCATTCGGGTCTGCAGCAGAACGTCTTGAACAGGAATTTGATGAATTGGCATTGGAATTCCAGACGTTTAATACACAGACAGAATCTGGCGATTATCTGGAGGCGAGAGAGCAGGTTCTGTCCATCGAAGCCAAGCTGATTGCCATTAAGGAGAAGATGGAGAAGATTCCAGATCTCTTGGCGAATTGCCAAATACATATTCCAGGCCTGCTGCATGAGCTGAAAACGGGATATACGGAAATGTGCTCACAAGGGTATCCGCTCAGCCACATTTATTTTGAGACAGAACTAGAGAAAATGGAACAGCAGTTAGCTGAAGCTAAATCACTCCTAAAAGAAACAAAAGCAGATGAAGCAAGCAGTGAAATCGAGCAATTGAATGATACGATTCAATCCTTCTACGATCTTCTTGAGAAGGAAGTGATGGCTCGTCAGTATGTAATATCTGCGAAAAATATGTATCAGCAGAAGCTCGATCAATCTGTTGACCGACTTGAGCAGCTAGATGCAGAGACCAATGTCGTTAAGCAGATCTATCAAATGCCTGAAAAAGAGCTTGTAGTGCGCACGAATATTGAAAAGACATTAATCAATGTTAAAGCGAAATGGGAGCTGCTGAAGGATAGGCTTTCTGAGGAGAAAACGGCCTACACGGTGTTGAAGGAAGATATTGTCGAGCTTGAAGGCAAGCTTGATGAGCTGACAAAGGCCCAAAAGGAATATGAAGAGAAGCTAAATGCCCTTCGTAAGGACGAGCTTGAATCAAGGGAGACAATCCGCAAGCTGCAAATGAATATGATTGAATCATTGCGGATGATTCAGGAGAGTAATATGCCGGGTATGCCAACCTCGTATGAGCTAATGGTTGTTCAAGCGAAGGAAAGTCTCTCTGATGTGAAAGATAAGCTGGATGAAAAGCCGCTGAACATGAATGCGGTCATGCATTATCTCGACATTGCCAGTGTCGCGGTCAGCAGGGTTCATGAGGCGACTGAGAATTTGACAGAGCAGGTGCACCTCGCTGAAAAGGTTATCCAATACGGAAATCGGTATAGAAGGCAATATCCATCTGTTGCAGCCGCTTTAAGCGATGCTGAGAAGAAATTCCGTAATTATCAGTATGAGGATGCACTCGAACAGGCAGCCACCGCGATAGAACAAGTGGACCCAGGCTCGCTCAAAAAAATCCAAGACTTACTGGAACAAGACTATATGGCTAAATAGACCAGTCCAATTTGACCATGGGCTGGTCTTTCCTTTTGGATAGCAGTCCTTAAGGGGTGAGAAAATAAGGCAAAGTTGAAATCTGCAGCTTTATAAAACGTTAAGTTTATGCTACATTTTCTTATTGATAGGCTAGGGGAGGAGAAATCCGATGATTTATTTGGACAACAGTGCAACGACACAACCATATCCGGCTGTGCTGGATTCATTTATGAAGGTTTCAACTGGCTTTTGGGGTAATCCCTCTTCGCTGCATGGTTTTGGAGGAAAGGCTGAACAATTGCTTGCGAAAGCGCGTGAGCAAGTGGCAGGCCTCTTGAAAGTCAATCCGGCCGAGATTATTTTCACCTCAGGCGGTTCAGAGAGCAATAATCTTGCCATTAAAGGAGCCGCTTTGCAATATAAAGCCCGGGGAAAACATATTATCACCTCTTCCATTGAACATCCGTCTGTCCTTAATCCGACAGAACAGCTGAGCGACTTAGGGTATGAAATTACTTATTTGCCGGTGGATGAATATGGACGAGTAAATGTGACACAATTGAAGGAAGCGATTCGAGAAGACACGATTCTCGTTTCGATTATGCATATTAATAATGAGATTGGCTCCATCCAGCCGATTGAGGAAATAGGGCAGCTGCTGAGACGCTATCCGAAGATTCTCTTCCATGTAGATGGGGTCCAAGGATTTAGTAAGGTAGATCTTTCTTTGGCAGCTACCCATGTAGACCTCTATTCATTATCGGGTCATAAAATACATGGGCTTAAAGGGACGGGCCTCCTTTATAAAAGAGAGGGAGTCAAGCTTTCTCCACTTATTGCCGGAGGAAATCAGGAGTCCGGCTTCCGAAGCGGGACAGAGAGTGTTGCCGGAGCTGTCTCATTGGCAAAGGCAATGCGTCTTGTAACCGAGGAAAGCAAGAGCAGCTTAGGGAAGATGAAGGAGCTGCAGGAATATGCGATGAGCCGTCTGGCAGCAATTGACGGGTTAGTCATCAATACGCCATATGAAAAAGCGGCACCGCATATCATTAATTTTTCCATTCCTGGCTTAAAGTCAGAGGCTTTCGTGCATACGCTTGAGGATGAGGAAATTTATGTTTCCACAACCAGCGCCTGCTCGTCGAAGAAGAAATCGATGAGCCATACATTGCTGCAAATGGGAAAAAGCGAGAAGATCGCCGGCAGTTCCATCCGAATCAGTCTTCATTTTGGTTTGGAGAAAACAGATATCGACAAGGCCATTGCCGCAGTAGGCAAGGCCATTCAAATGTTAAGTGAGGTTAATAAAAGATGATTAAATTTGACCATATCGTCGTTCGCTATGGGGAGATTACCTTAAAGAAGCGGAATCGGAAGAGCTTTATTACACAGCTCAAGAAAAATGTAAAAAACGCCTTGATGGATTATCCGAATGTACGAATTGAGGCACAGCATGAGCGTATGTATATCCATTTGAACGGAGCGGGCCACGAAGAAGTAATCGATCGTTTGAAGAAAGTGTACGGCATCTCTTCTTTAAGTCCTGCCTTAAAGGTAGAAAAAGAAATCCCAGCTATTCAGGAATCAGCGTTATTCTATATCAATCACCTTTCACGGGATATTGCGACATTCAAGATTGATGCTAAACGGGCTGACAAGACATTTCCTTATTCAACCTATGACTTAAACGGCCTCGTTGGGGGATATTGCCTGCAGCGTAAAGAAGGACTAAAGGTAGATGTCCATAATCCAGATCTGAAGCTGCGCGTAGAAGTTCGTAAGGATGCAGCTTATATTACTGGGGAAAAAATTGCAGCAGCAGGCGGCTTGCCAATCGGTTCAAGCGGTTCTGCGATGCTCATGCTGAGCGGAGGCATTGACAGCCCTGTTGCAGGGTTCTTGACGATGAAGCGCGGGGTGGAAATTGAATGCGTCCATTTCTACAGCCCGCCATTCACGAGTGAACGCTCGAAGCAAAAGGTTATTGATTTGGCAGAGAAATTAGCGGAGGTCAATGGACGGATGGTTCTGCATATCGTTCCATTTACAGAAATTCAAAAGCTGATTCAAAAACAAATTCCGGATAATTACACGATGACAACAACACGACGGCTGATGCTGCGCGTGACTGATGAGATTCGAGAGCAGCGTAAAGCGCTCGCCATCGTCACGGGCGAAAGCTTAGGGCAAGTAGCGAGTCAGACGATGGAGAGTATGTATACGATCAACGAAGTGACCAATACGCCTATTCTCCGCCCGCTATTGGCGATGGACAAAACAGAAATCATTGAGATTGCTGAACGTATTGGTACGCATGACATCTCTATCCGTCCATTTGAGGATTGCTGTACTGTCTTTACACCGACAAATCCTAAGACGAAACCACGAAGAGAGAAGGTTAATCACTACGAATCCTTCACGGATTTCGATCCTTATATTCAAGAAGCGGTCGAGAAAACGGAAACCATCATCTTCAGCAGCAAGGACAAGAAGAAGGTTGAGGCAACGGAAGATCTGTTCTAAATATAATATGTGAACAATTACCATATTGAGTTGCGCATATCGGCATGTGTTTTTACACACTCTATAATCACAAAGGAGGTGAAAAACACATGTCAAACAACTCAAACAACCTTTTGGTACCAGGAGTAACTCAAGCTCTTGACCAAATGAAATACGAAATTGCTTCCGAGTTTGGAGTACAACTTGGAGGAGAAACAACTTCTCGCGCTAACGGTTCTGTTGGTGGAGAAATCACAAAACGCCTTGTTCAAATGGCTGAGCAACAATTGGGTGGAGGATACTCCAGATAATTTCATACACTTGGCTACAG from Pradoshia eiseniae includes:
- the ezrA gene encoding septation ring formation regulator EzrA, with protein sequence MKYVIGGLALIFVAFIVGILVRKKHYKEIDRLADKKVEIMNRPIAEELARVKSLNMTGQTERLFERWRKEWDTIQTDRLAEVESLLFDAEEYTDKYRFKKSVAVQHEIDRILDETEITLAAILHELNDLIGSEEQNKKLVEELLMTYRDSKQHLLAHRHAFGSAAERLEQEFDELALEFQTFNTQTESGDYLEAREQVLSIEAKLIAIKEKMEKIPDLLANCQIHIPGLLHELKTGYTEMCSQGYPLSHIYFETELEKMEQQLAEAKSLLKETKADEASSEIEQLNDTIQSFYDLLEKEVMARQYVISAKNMYQQKLDQSVDRLEQLDAETNVVKQIYQMPEKELVVRTNIEKTLINVKAKWELLKDRLSEEKTAYTVLKEDIVELEGKLDELTKAQKEYEEKLNALRKDELESRETIRKLQMNMIESLRMIQESNMPGMPTSYELMVVQAKESLSDVKDKLDEKPLNMNAVMHYLDIASVAVSRVHEATENLTEQVHLAEKVIQYGNRYRRQYPSVAAALSDAEKKFRNYQYEDALEQAATAIEQVDPGSLKKIQDLLEQDYMAK
- a CDS encoding cysteine desulfurase family protein, with amino-acid sequence MIYLDNSATTQPYPAVLDSFMKVSTGFWGNPSSLHGFGGKAEQLLAKAREQVAGLLKVNPAEIIFTSGGSESNNLAIKGAALQYKARGKHIITSSIEHPSVLNPTEQLSDLGYEITYLPVDEYGRVNVTQLKEAIREDTILVSIMHINNEIGSIQPIEEIGQLLRRYPKILFHVDGVQGFSKVDLSLAATHVDLYSLSGHKIHGLKGTGLLYKREGVKLSPLIAGGNQESGFRSGTESVAGAVSLAKAMRLVTEESKSSLGKMKELQEYAMSRLAAIDGLVINTPYEKAAPHIINFSIPGLKSEAFVHTLEDEEIYVSTTSACSSKKKSMSHTLLQMGKSEKIAGSSIRISLHFGLEKTDIDKAIAAVGKAIQMLSEVNKR
- the thiI gene encoding tRNA uracil 4-sulfurtransferase ThiI, translated to MKFDHIVVRYGEITLKKRNRKSFITQLKKNVKNALMDYPNVRIEAQHERMYIHLNGAGHEEVIDRLKKVYGISSLSPALKVEKEIPAIQESALFYINHLSRDIATFKIDAKRADKTFPYSTYDLNGLVGGYCLQRKEGLKVDVHNPDLKLRVEVRKDAAYITGEKIAAAGGLPIGSSGSAMLMLSGGIDSPVAGFLTMKRGVEIECVHFYSPPFTSERSKQKVIDLAEKLAEVNGRMVLHIVPFTEIQKLIQKQIPDNYTMTTTRRLMLRVTDEIREQRKALAIVTGESLGQVASQTMESMYTINEVTNTPILRPLLAMDKTEIIEIAERIGTHDISIRPFEDCCTVFTPTNPKTKPRREKVNHYESFTDFDPYIQEAVEKTETIIFSSKDKKKVEATEDLF
- a CDS encoding alpha/beta-type small acid-soluble spore protein — its product is MSNNSNNLLVPGVTQALDQMKYEIASEFGVQLGGETTSRANGSVGGEITKRLVQMAEQQLGGGYSR